One Theropithecus gelada isolate Dixy chromosome 18, Tgel_1.0, whole genome shotgun sequence DNA segment encodes these proteins:
- the LOC112611321 gene encoding uncharacterized protein LOC112611321 produces MARLPGIGRWRGESALPPLLVRGRAGPVAFPCGPESSSAPAPRRPGQAAPPQCRAAARAGRTASSSRAAPRRGAFLAGRLAPLTRSHPLGGRGAEGRAGRASRGEQEGANAGSATRAAPLPQQRRRPGPCCCCQLVENTLSMRARGPHPGNFRVWPFSPAAFLSPGCRRLPPQVTARVALRRRLQGRASRGAALNPGLGLGLGLRAGRGEGLLEGVVAGKIGISWQKSSQGARESSA; encoded by the coding sequence atGGCGCGGTTACCTGGGATCGGGCGGTGGCGAGGGGAGTCCGCTCTCCCGCCGCTGCTGGTCCGCGGACGCGCCGGGCCCGTCGCTTTCCCCTGCGGCCCGGAGAGCTCCTCGGCCCCCGCCCCGAGGCGTCCCGGCCAGGCCGCCCCTCCTCAGTGCCGCGCCGCTGCCCGCGCGGGCCGGACCGCCTCGAGCTCCCGGGCCGCCCCGCGGCGGGGGGCCTTTCTCGCTGGGCGCCTGGCTCCCCTCACCCGCTCCCACCCCCTGGGCGGCCGCGGAGCCGAGGGTAGGGCGGGAAGGGCCTCCCGAGGAGAGCAGGAGGGCGCGAACGCAGGCTCCGCCACCCGAGCCGCTCCGTTACCGCAGCAGCGACGACGACCAGGGCCGTGTTGTTGCTGCCAACTTGTCGAGAACACACTGAGCATGCGCGCGCGGGGACCACATCCGGGTAATTTCAGGGTTTGGCCCTTTTCCCCCGCAGCTTTCCTTTCTCCCGGCTGTCGCCGCCTCCCGCCCCAAGTGACGGCGAGAGTCGCTCTGCGCAGGCGCCTGCAGGGCAGAGCCAGCCGAGGGGCGGCTCTGAATCccggcctgggcctgggcctgggcctccGCGCGGGCAGAGGCGAAGGCCTGCTTGAGGGAGTGGTCGCCGGGAAAATTGGCATCTCTTGGCAAAAAAGTTCCCAAGGAGCGCGGGAGAGCTCGGCGTAG